GCTATTAGCTGGAATGTGGGAAAtttctcttgaaaacaCCTTCGGTGGTCTAGCGCTTTCTTCATATGGAGGATTTTGGATGAGTTATGCAGCAATTTTCATACCTTGGTTTAACATCGCTGGTGCCTATGAAACTGCAAAGGAATTGGAGAATGCAGTGGGCTTTTATCTCGTTGCATGGACAATCTTCACCTACGGATTGTGCTCATGCACGCTTAAATCTACCCTCatgttcttttctctattctTCATGCTAGGAAATACCTTCCTTTTGTTAACAATTGGCGCTTTCGCTGAGTCCAAGAATGTTACAAAGGCTGGAGGTGTCCTTGGTGTTATAACAGCATTTATTGCATGGTATAACGCTTATGCTGGTTTGGCCACAAAAAGTAACTCCTATCTTACTGTTAAGGGATTACAGATACCTGTTTGGGGTACCAAAAGGGAATAGTCCTAGATGACTACTAATTTAACGattttttaattttttcttttacttATTGTTACAACTAGGCTTTTGACTGGCTCCAATTAATGATCTTCGCCAGGCAAAACAAAAACGAGGCCTTATGTTTTGTTATGTACAACCCCAGCACAAGCGTGATAAGTATGTGGGGAAGTTTTTTTGCCATTGTGGTTGAATACTATTTATTATTCTTTATATTACTATGATGTCTCATAAAATAAACGCAGATGAGAATATAACAGAGCTAATTGAAGGAACTATATTTCCCTTTTGGACCCTTTACGTACTTGGTGATGCGCGCCAACTATTGTCGGTATTTTGTTgtccatttctttttttcccGATCAATGATTCATCGACTTCGTTCCGCTACCAGAGTGAATgttcaacttttcatcTAACCACACCCCATCATGTTTAAGAGGGACATACCAtttttccatttttctGTGATCTATCAACCACAAAACACATGGAGTATGCAACTAAGGCATCTTACAGAGCGTGCTATGGCGACCTAACATACAATATTAACTTCCCGCACCGAGACGCGGGaaaaagatcaagatcAGAAAAAACACGAAAACAATAGGGATCTCAACTAGAACAATAAGAGTG
The sequence above is a segment of the Brettanomyces nanus chromosome 4, complete sequence genome. Coding sequences within it:
- the ADY2_1 gene encoding Accumulation of DYads codes for the protein MDCLKNPNSLNPLNLDLAMSNYNADLERQEGERNSLPVSGSGGSDTEVGKDITNIKSDSNFVYMGDRKYLKSELRHAFGGTLNPGGAPSPSNHFANPAPLGLSAFALTTFVLSLVNCQARSVTEPNIVIGLAVFYGGLIQLLAGMWEISLENTFGGLALSSYGGFWMSYAAIFIPWFNIAGAYETAKELENAVGFYLVAWTIFTYGLCSCTLKSTLMFFSLFFMLGNTFLLLTIGAFAESKNVTKAGGVLGVITAFIAWYNAYAGLATKSNSYLTVKGLQIPVWGTKRE